DNA sequence from the Candidatus Methylomirabilota bacterium genome:
CCGCCTGCGAGCGAAAGATCTACGCTTTGGGGCGCGGGAAGACGAAACGTTGCTCCGCTGCGTCTTTGGGCCAGACCACCTTGGGCTTCTGGCCCAGGATCTGGAGCATGGCCGTGCTGGCATTCGGGTTGTCGCCCGTCTCGTTGAAGACCACGGGCCCCGTCGACACGGTCACCCCGCCGCCGAAGCTGGTCTTCTTGATGGCGGCCACCACGGCGTCGGGATCGGTGGTGGCCGCGCGCTCGAGAACATCCGCGATCACGAGCACGCCCTCGTACGAATAGGCGGCGCTGGCGTCGAAGTTCCGCCCCCCGGACCGTTTCAGGTACTCGGGGGCGATCCGCTGGGTGGCGGGGAGCCGGTAGTTCGCGTACACCGTGCAGTCCATGACGTACTCGATCCGCTCCTTGAGCTGCTGGATCTGCCTCGTCTCGTACAAGCCGGGCGCGCCCGGGCTGATGATGCCCATCACGTCCACCCTCTGCTTGGCGAGCTCATCGAGCAGCAGGATGGCCGTGGCCGGACGCGTCACCGGCGCGATGATGTCGGGCTTGGTCGCCCGGGCTCGCGAGACCTCCGTGGCGAGGTCGACGGCGTTTTCCGGGTACGGGATCACGTCGACGATGTCGAACCCCGGGCTGGCGGCCTTGTGCGCCACCTGGAAGCTCTCCGTCTGCGTCTTGCCGAAGAGGTCATTGGAGTACAGGACCACCACGCGCTTGGGGCTGACGCCCGCCTCGCGGAAGATCTCCGTCATGTAGCGGACGGCATTGCGCCCGAAGATGACGCTGCCCGGGAAGATGCGGTACACGTACTGCAGCTTCTGCTGGCCCTCCCGCACGGACTTGGCGATATTGGCGGTGGGCGCGTCGGCGGCCGTGATGTCGATCACGTAGGGCACCCGCCGTTGCTGCGCCAGGGCGGCGATCGAGGCGACGTGCGCGGAGTGAAACCCGCCCGTCAAGAGCTGGGCGCCGGCGTTGATGAGCCGCTCCGCTTCCGAGCGGGCGACATCGGGCTTGGTCTCGCTGTCCGCGTGCAGCAGCTCGAGACGGGCGCCTCCCATCGACTTGATCCCGCCCGCGGCATTGATGGCCTCCGCGGCCATCTGCGCGCCGAGCTTGGAGTCCTGCCCCACCTCGGCCATGGGGCCCGAGACCGGGCTGACCATGCCGACCTTGATCGTCCGCGGCTGGGCGCGGAGCAGAGTCGGGAAAGCGGTGACGCCGACGGAGGACACCGTGGCCCCGCGAAGAAATGCGCGCCGGCTCACCCGCGGTGCGGCCATCACGTCGCTCCTGGAGTCGCTCGGGCTCCTACGCTTTGCGCGTATCTCAGGCCCGGCTGGCCGCTGACGGGGCTGCCTCGCCGAAGACGGGATTGTCCGTCCGGTCCACGAGCGACTCGGCTCCCTCCGTGGGAAGCTGCTCCGAGTAGTTCTGGGCGGCGTCGATGTCCTTCTCCCACACTTCGCGCGGCAGCTCGTACAGCACTTCGATGCCGTGCCCGTCCGGATCGGAGATGTACACGCTGTGGGTCATGCCGTGGTTGGTGCGCCGGTGAAACGGCACTCCCTTGCTCTGGAGGAACGCGACCTGCTTGAGCCAGGACTCGCGGTCCGGCCAGGCAATGGCCACGTGGTTGATCCCGGTCCGGCCGGGCATGAGGTCCCACTTCTCGCGGTCCCCGCCGTTGGCCTCGGGCTCCTGGACTTCGGCCAGGGCGAGGTCGTGATGCGTCACGTGCCCTTGCGCGTCGAGGCCGCTGTAGAAGCGCATCTTCGGCCGCTTGCGTCCCGGGATGGGCTTGAGCTCGGCCACGCACCGGAAGCCGATGATCTCGGTCCAGAACCGATGCGAGGCTTCCAGGTTCCGCACGTTGAGGACGAGGTGATTGATGCCGCGCGGCGCTTGGGCCTGCCCTGAGGCTGCTGACGTGTCTTCCTTGGACATTGGTGTCCCTCCGTTACTCGACTGCTCCATGGCAACTCCGCCTCGCCGTCTGCATCCGCGCGGCTGAAGCAGCCATCAGTCTAACCCGATTCGCTCCCGTCCGGCTCACTTCATGGGTGATGCGGGGGCCGGGTTCAGGATGACCGAGCGCATCTCGATGAGGAGCGGCGCAGACTTGCCGAGGAAGGTCTGCCACTCGGGATCCTGCATCACCTGCCCGCGCACGGAGGCCCGATGGTTCAGGTCGCGATACGCCCACATGTGCACGACCTCGTTGAGCTGCCCCGCTTCCGTCTGCCAGACGCCCACGTTCGTGGAGTATTTCTCCCGTACCGGCATGATGGCCTTGAAGTGGCCCAGCCACTCCCCCGCCTTCCCGACGTGCGCGCGATACCAGCGGAGCTCGTAGAGATGGCCGGGCTCCACGGGCGGCTTGAAGGGAAGCTGCACGGACAGGATCTTGTTCTCCTGGGCCTGAATCATCGGGCGGATCTGCGGGACATAGCTCTTGGTCCACTCCTCGTTCTTGGCCAGCTCACCCCGCAGCCGGTCCCGCTCGTCGAGGCTCGGATAGTTCCAGAGATGGACGAACTGGTTGAGGAGACCGAACTCGCTCGTCCACGAGCCCTCGAGCTTCCCGTACTTGTCGCCCCGGACCTTCCGACCGACCTGTTCGTTCAGCTTCAGGTACTCACCCTGCTTACCGGGCATCAGCGTGTAGGTGCGCAACTCGTGGATCATGGTCTACTCCTTTCGTCTGGCTATCGGTTCCGCTGCGAAGACGCAACCTGCGCCCAACCTCGGGTAAGTCTAGGCCAAGTTCGACCCGAGTGCGAGACCCAGGAGAGTCTTGACGGAGGGCTATCGCCTCCGTACTCTGGCGGGCACTTGCTCCGGCCGGCCGCGCGGTCGGCGGCGGAGCCGCCACCTTCTCACCACGGAGGCTCACATGTGCGTCGATGATGACTCCTATCCTCCAATTCACCCGATCGCCGGCGGCTCGGCCGGCTCCCGCGATTTTCGCCTCGCCTCTGCCGACGGCACGCGCTTCATGGCCCACGCGGCTCGCGCGAGCGCGCCCACGGGCGCCGGGATGGTCGTCATCCCGGACGTGCGCGGACTCCACCCGTACTACAAGGAGCTCGCCGACCGCTTTGCCGAGGTGGGAATAGACTCGGTGGCCATCGATTTCTTCGCCCGCACTGCGCCCTCCGACGATCGCAGCGAGAGCTTCGACTTCATGGCCCAGGTCCCTCTCACCAAGCCCGAGACCCTGCAGGCGGACATCGCGGCCGCGGCCGCGTACTTGCGCGGCACGGAAGGCGGTGGGGTGCGGTCGCTCTTCTCCGTGGGCTTCTGCTTCGGCGGGGCGCTCTCCTATCTCCAGGCGGCCAGCGGGCTCGGGTATGCCGGGGTGATCGGGTTCTACGGCTGGCCCCTCGGATTGAAGCGGTGGCCCGACCGGCCGAAGCCCATCGATGCGGTGAGCCGCTATACCTGCCCGGTGCTGTCGCTCTTCGGCGGGGCGGACGAAGGCATTCCGCAGAGCGACGTCGATCAGTTCGACGCGGCCTGCCGCAAGGCGGGGGTCAAGCACGATCTCACGGTCTATCCCGGCGCGCCCCACAGCTTCTTCGACCGCAAGTACGCGGAGTTCGCGGAGGCTTCGGCCGATGCGTGGCGACGCAGCCAGGAGTTCGTACGGCAGTACACCAAAGGGTGAGTCGAAACAGCTACCTGGTGGCCACCACCTGACAGGCTGCTTGAGTCACGCGGTCGATCGCCTCTGTCCTGCTCTTGGGAGAGGGCATGGCGGGCGGCTGGGCGTAAAGCGGTCTGCCGAAGTCCGCCTTGACCGCCCAGCTGACGTTCTGAGGCAGGATACTCGGCTCTCTGAGTAGCGGAATGATGGCGGTGATCGAGCTGACCACCCCGACCACCGATCCATCGCCGGTGACCACAGGTCCACCCGAATGGCCAGGCTGGACCGGCACGGTCATCCGGAGGAAGGCCGTCTCCGCATCGGGTCCGGACACGGCGCTCACGGATCCATCCGCGAGCTTCGAGGCGGCATTGGCCGCCCCCTCGGCGGGGAAGCCCACCGTGAAGATGGGATCGCCCGGCTCCACCGACCGCGCCTCCCGCACATTGAGGTACGCGGGAGCGGCCAGAGAGGTCTTGAGGACGGCGAGATCCTGGCCGCGCGCACTATTGCTGATCGTGGCCGACGTCGGCTCGCGGCCGGGACACCTCACGACGATGGAGCGCGCGCCTTCCACGATGTGCAAGGCGGTGAGAAGCACGCCGTCCGGTCGCACGAAGAATGCGGTGCCCTGGCTGGAGGCCGCCGTGGGCACCAGCTGAGGCGCAGGCGCGGGACGAGGGGGAGGTGGCGGCTGAGTGGCCACCGGTGTCGGCGGCGAGGACGGAACCGGCCGGGGCGCGGTCGGCGTCGGCGGAGTCACGGGCGGTGGCGGGGTGACCGGTCTCGGCTGAGCCACGGGCGCCGGCGGAGCAGCGGGCGCCGGCGGAGCGAAAGGCGTGGGCTGGCCGAATGGTATCGGCTGAGCGGCCACAGGTCCGGGCTGGGGGTTGGCGAGCTCGGCTACGACGCGGGCGGGGGCACCTCGGAGCTGGTCCTCGAGATTCTCCGCATGCTCCCGGTAGCCCTCGCGGCGGAGGACGGCGACGCCCGCGAGGACCGATTCCTTGATCTCGTCGAGCCCGCCCGGCTCATAGCTCTTCTCTCGAAGGCGAAACACCTGCCATTCGTAGAGATCTCTCGCCATGTCGAGGTTGAATCGCTCGCCTCGCAGCAAGGTCCGGTAAAACCCGCACCGGCCACGGAACTCCAGGGCGAGGGCCTCGAAGAAACCCACGGAGTGGATGTAGTCGAGGGCGGCCGCTTGACACCTGTCCCAGTCCCCCGCCGCGGCTGCTTCTTGAATGCGTCGAGCGGAGAGCCACACCTCGGGATTGACCACGCAGGGCAGGGTCAGGGTGATCTGTCGACCGCCTCGCGCCACCACCACCTTGTGCGGCACCACTGGGCCGGCGGCGGAGGGGGGAAGAGGTCGACCGTCCAGACTCGCGACGGGAATCTCCTCCGCGCTGATGATCCGGTCGCCGCGGCGAAGCCCCGCCCGCTCAACCCACTCCGAGGTGGCGAGGACCGTGAGCTGCTGGCCGCTCAGGTACCCGACTTCACACTTGGGAGGCCGCGGCTTCTCTCGCAGAAAATCGATGAGGCCCTGGCGCGCCTGCGCCTTGAACGTGTCCGCTTCCTGGCGTTGCCGGGCCAGGGTCGCGGACGACGTCGATTCAGATGCGGGAGGAGTGTTGCCGTGGGAGGCGCACCCCAGGAGGGTGGCGGCGACCCCGCCGACAATGCACATCCAATGCAGGCAGCGCTTGAACACTCGGGCCTCTCGTACGGGAGCAGGTTGGGTCGGGTAGAGCGAGGGCTCCCGTAAATGGGGACGTCATCATAGCAGACTCCGCCCCCCCGCGGCCCGTTGTCCCCCGGACCCCATTCCGACACCTAGCGAGTGCTTCATGGGGCCCGGGAGCAACGGTAAGAGAAACCCGGTAGTTTCGTCGTACCGGGGCTCCCGGTCAGACCCGATGGGGCCTTCCGCCGATGAATCGATAGAGGGCGAGCAGAACCATCGCCCCGATGACCGCCATGACGAAGCCCACGGAGTCGCCTTCTCCATAGAGCCCCATGGTGCGCCCGAGAAATCCGCCGATCAGGGCCCCGACGATCCCCAGAACGACGGTGAAAATGAAGCCCCGAGGATCTCTGCCCGGCATCAGGAACTTGGCCACGATTCCCACGATCAACCCGAATACGATCCACATCAGCACGCTCATGATCCACCTCCCTCGCTGGTCTGGCAAAGCTACCCGTCTTCGACGACCTGATCACGCAGCAATTGCCATGCCGCGCGCGACAGGGTGGGCACGCGCCTTGCTTGCGCAATCGACGACAGCTCATCAGCTCACTCGCTCACTCATGGCGGCGCGAGCACATGTCTCGCGCCAGGAGGACACGATGCGGACCCAGAAGATGACCCGTCAGAGCACACGACAGAGCGCACGACGCACCGCGGAGAAGGACGCGATCGCCTTGCTCAAGGAGGATCACGAGAAGGTCCGCGAGCTGCTCGGCGAGCTCGAAAAGACCACCACCAAGGCCACCAGTCGGCGGGAGACCCTGCTCAAGTCGATCGAACAGGAGCTCAAGATCCACACCAAGATCGAAGAGGAGATCTTCTATCCCGCCTTCCGCGACGCGGCCGAGAAGCAGGACGACAAGAAGCTGTACTACGAGGCCCTCGAGGAGCACCACGTCGTCGACATGGTGCTGCCGGAGATCAAGAAGCTCGACGCCGGGTCCGACGAGTTCGCCGCCAAGGCCAAGGTCTTGAAGGACCTCGTCGAGCACCACGCCGAGGAGGAGGAGACGGAGATGTTCCCGCGGGCGCGCAAGCTCATGGACCGCGAGGAGCTCGTCCAGCTGGGTCAACGGCTCGCCCAGGCCAAGGAGTCGATGAACGGAAACATCCTGACCAGGCTGACCGAGATGGTGCGGACCTAGTCTGGACTATTCGCGAGATAACACCACCCTGGTCTACTCAGCCCTCGCCTCAGGGCTGCGCCCTTCAGCTCGAAGTGCGGCCCTCTCCCTCTCCGAGGAAGAGGGATTCATTTTCATCCCTCGCCCCCGAAGGGGGAGAGGGCAGGGTGAGAGGGAGGCGAGGATGCGGTAGACATTCTCGTGAATAGTTCGCGCTAGGCCGCTGACGCGGGCACCGCGCATCGCGCCCAGGGGGCGTCGAGCGCGGTGCCCTGGTCCGGGAGGCGCTTGACTTTTCTCCGCCCTCCCCCGAAAGTGTGGGGACCGCTCGAGCAGCATGATTTCACACACGTGCTCGGCGGCGGAGCGCCATGACGATCGTCGTAAGCGCCAGGAACGGGGCACGCGAGTTCGAGTGCGACCCCGGAGAAAAGATCCTCCACGCCGGCCTTCGGAGTGGTCTCGAGCTGCCCTACGAGTGTGCCACGGGCACGTGCGGCACCTGCAAGGCTTGGCTCGTCAGTGGACGCGCCGAGAGCGAGTGGCCGGACGCCCCCGGCCGCCGCTATCTGAAGAGCGAGGGCGAGCTCCTCATGTGTCAGTGCGTGGCCCAGGGGGATTGCGCACTCGACGTCGGTATCCCCTTGAAGGAGCGCGAGACGGGCACCCCCGCCCCGCGCGCGCTCGGGGGAACCGTGCGCCGTCTGCGCCGGCTCACCCACGACGTCGCGGCCTTCGACATCGATCTCGAGGGTGCCCTCGACTTCGAGGCGGGGCAGTTCGCCCTCCTCACCGTGCCGGGAATCACCGGGGCGCGCGCCTATTCGATGGTCAACTTCGACCCTCTCGCCGAGCGCCTGTCGTTCGTGGTCAAGAAGAAGCCGGGGGGCGCGGTCAGCGAGTGGCTCTTCCGCGACGGCGTCGAGGGCACGCGCCTCGGCCTCTTCGCCCCCCTCGGGCACGCGACCTTCCACCCTGCCCTGCGCAAGCACGTGCTCTGCATCGCGGGGGGAAGCGGCATCGCCGGCATGATGTCGATTCTCTCCCTGGCCTGTCAGGGCGGGCACTTCGGCGACTGGGATGGTCATGTCTTCTTCGGCGTCCGCACGGCGCGCGACGGATTCTTCCTCGACGAGCTGGAAGCCTTTCGGGCGCGGTTCCCGGATCGGCTCGCGGTGACCGTCGCCCTCTCCGACGAGGAGGTTCCCGACTCGCTGGCCGCCGCCTATCCGAGATTCGTCTTCGCGCGGGGCTTCGTGCACGCGGTGGCCGGCGAGAGGATGAAAACCCGCTTCGCCGACATTCGAGCCTACGTGGCGGGGCCACCCCCGATGGTCGACGCGAGTCTGCGCCTGCTCCTGCGCGAGGCGCGGCTGGCGCCCTCCGATATCCGGTACGATAAGTTCAGCTGACGGCACGCGGCCCTCAGCGGCACTACACCACAGTCAACCAAAGGAGCGGCAATGGGCCAGTACGAGTGTCACGTGTTCGTGTGCACGAGCGGGGAGACGTGCCCCACCCAGGCCGATACCGAGCGTTTCGTGAAGGTCCTGCGGGACGGGGCTCGTCAGGCGGGTAAGCAGAGCGCCGTGCGCATCAACAAGGCCGGCTGCTTCTCGCAGTGCGGCCACGGCCCCATGATCGTGATCTATCCCGATGACGTCTGGTATGGCGGGGTCCAGGAGTCCGATCTCGAGGAGATCCTCACCTCGCACATCCTGGGCGGACGACCCGTGGAGCGGCTTCGCTACAATCCGGGCGTCGCGGGGGCCAACAAGATGAGCGACGACGACATCAAGCGCGCGGCGGAAAGCCGGGCGCCCCAGCCGGAGGTGCCCACCCAGCCCGCGACCTGGAAGCGCGTGTGTGGACGCGCCGATGTCCCCGCCAACGGCATGAAGCAGTTCTCGGTGGACGGTGTCGATGTTCTCATGGTGAACACCGGCGATGCCTTCGTCGCCTGCCAGGCCATCTGCCCTCACGAAGCCGTCCCCCTCGAGCAGGGCATCCACGACGGCTCCACCCTGACCTGCATGGAGCACATGTGGCAGTTCGATCTCAAGACGGGGGCGCCCCTGGGCGACGCGCAGGAGGGGCTCAAGGGCTATCGGCTCAAAGAGGAGCAGGGCGACCTGTACATCGCGCTCGAAGGCTGAGGCTCGCCCTCGGCGAGGAGTGATCAGGAGCCGACGGGAGGGCGAGACATGGCGCTTCGGGTGCGGCGGGTCATCACGGGTCATGACAAGAACGGGCGAGCGATCGTCAAGATCGACGAGCTCTCGGAGAATCTCTTCACGGGCCGGCCGGGAGCGACGGCCTGTAACGTGTGGACCACGGAAGGCTTTCCCGTCAACAACGACGGCGAGGCCGACGAGAGCTTGCGCAAGGTCGGCACCACGCTGAAGCGCGGCACGATCTTCCGCATCATCGAGTTCGCGCCCGGTCTCGCCGCGCGCAACCACCGGACGGACTCCATTGACTACATCGTCGTCATCTCCGGCGAGATCGACATGGAGCTGGACGACTCTCTCGTCCATCTGCAGGCCGGGGACGTCATGGTGCAGCGGGGCACCATCCACAACTGGGTCAATCGCGGTACCGCGCCCTGCGTGCTCGCCGTCGTCCTCATCGACGCCAAATCCGTCGAGGCGGGCGGGAAAGTCTTGCCCGCCGTCGGCTAGGCGTCGACCTATCGGTGGGCCGGTTCATGGCCGGAAATGGGGCGCCGCCCATGGCGGTGCGCACGAGGGGGAGCGGGCCCGACGTCGTGCTCTTTCACGGCGGGATGGGGTGCTGGCAGCACTGGATCCGAAACATCGAGCCCCTGGCCACCCGGTTCACCGTGCATGCCCTGGATCACCCGTCGTACGGCGCCTCGGCCTCGGTGCCGCGAGAGACGACGGGGAAAGAGTACCTGGATCTCGTCCACCGTCTCCTCGCGGAGATGTTCCCCGGGGATGCGCCGCTGCGCTTTGCCGGGTTCTCTTTCGGCGGGGTCATCGCGGCCAACCTGGCGCGCCGTCTTGGATCTCGGGTGACCCACCTGTGCCTCGTCTCTCCCGCCGGATTTCCGCCGCGCACCTTCGCCGAGCGGCCCACCCGCAGCTACCGGGAGGCGGGAGACGATGACCGGCTCTTCCGGGAGATTTGCCGCCACAACCTCCTCGTCAACATGCTGAGCGACCCGGCGAGCGTGACCGAGGACACCGTCGACATCCAGGCGTATTGCGTCCGCCACACCCGCTTCAATAGCCGAAAGGTCAGTGGGGGCGGAACCCTCCTCGACGATCTCGCCCGCCTCGAGGGTCGCCTTCGCGTGCTGTGGGGGGTGGGGGACGATTCAGCTTTTCGTCCCGCCGATGTCCTGATCGGGCAGATCCGCGAAGTGGTCGGGAACCTCGATCTCCATCGTATCCCCCGGGCCGGCCACTGGTCGGCCTATGAGAACGCCGGCGAGGTCAACCGGCTGATGCTCGAGTTCTTCACCCGATGAAAGGAGAACGGAGATGAGAGTGGTGGCGCGAAAGCTCACGCTGGACGAGGACGGCATCCCCGGCTACGTGGCGCATCCGGAAGGGAGCGGGCCTCGGCCCGGGGTGATGATGGTGCACCACGCCCATGGCGTCACCGCGGACTACAAGATCGACGCGTACCGGCTGGCCGCCCTCGGCTTCAACGTCCTCGTGCCCAGCCTCTTCAACATGTTCGGGGTGCCGGGACCGAATCACATCGGCCAGGGCGCCGACCTGCAGGCCAAGCACTCCGACAGCGAGTTTCTCGTGAAGATGGACGAGGCCTGGCACTACCTCATCGAGCGCCTGAAGTCAGACCCGGCCCGCACGGCGTGTATCGGGCATTGCCTGGGCGGCCGGCTCCTCATCCCCTTCGCGGCGGACCACCCTCAGGTGCGCGCCATCGTCCTCTACTACCCGTCCGTCCGCGATGAGCCCGAGACGTCGCACCGGCCGCGACATGCCTTCGCCCTCGCCAAGACGCTCAAGTGCGCCTCCCTGGTGTTCTGCGCGGGCAAGGACCATATCGCCACGCCCGCCATCCAGGGCCCGCTCTGGCAGAGCTTCATCGGCAACGGCCAGCTCGTGGAATGGCACTTCTTCTCAGACGCCAATCACGGCTTCCGCCATCCCGACAATGACGGCTTCCAGCCCCACTACGCCGACCTCGCCTGGCCGCTCGTGACGAGCTTCCTGGAGCGCACGGTGTGATCCATCCGGCGGCCCCGTCACGGGAGCGAGTGGATCTCGATCAGCGACGCGCTCGGGAGGGGAAAGGGAACCCTTAGCACGAGGGCCCCGTCTCGAATCGCCTCCTCCCGCTCGGGCTCGTACAGCTCGAGCCCCTGGCGCTCTTTGATGGCTCGGAGCTGGGTGTCCGTGGGATCCTGCGGGGCGTCGAGCCGCCTCCAGGCGGTGTGACTGTTGCTGTGCTTTGCGTCGACGCGCCAGTGACGGAGGCGGACCCGGCGGCTTTCGAAGGGCAAGCGCTCGACGCGAAACGTGACGTCGGTCTCCCCGGGATGGGTCAAGTACTGGTCATCGGCGTGTCGCCACGCGAGCAGGGTGACGCAATCGCCACCGTTGAAGGTGGCCAGCGCGTCGATCTCCTCGGGCATGCCGGCCTCCCCGTCATCGAGCTTTTCGAGCGGCCAGGCATGGCTCGAGGCAACGGCGAGCCGCGTGTGGCCCAGCCGGGAAAGCATCCGATAGGCGTTGAGGACCGGCTTCTCCACGCCCTGAGCCGTGAAGAGGCTCCGAGTGCCCTCGAAGAAGCGCTCACCTTCGAAATAGAAGCTCCAGGTCGTCGCCTGGTCGACGTGGGCGCCGCTCCAGTCGCTCAGATCCAGGAGCCTCTTCATCAGCTTGCACTGGAAGACCGGGAAATATTCGGTGTTCCGGTAGGCGAAGTTCGCGTTGTCGTAGACGCCCCAGTGCGCGGGAACGGAGGCGTCGCACTCGTCCACGATGCACGGGAGATCGCGAAACTGGGAATGGGCCGCCACCGCGTCCAGGGCCGCCCGCACCTCGCGCAGCATCTTGAGGCTCGAGGGGGATTGCTTCCGCGGCGCAGGGCCCCCCAGCGGTCCGTAGACCCGCCACGGGTCGAAACGCGCCCCTTTCGTGTGAAAGGAGACGAAGTCGAGAGGCACGGAGGTCTTCGCGCAGTGGGCCAGGAACCCGCGCAGGAACTCGTGGCCCCGTCTCCCGGGACCGAGATCGCCCGTGGTGGTGGGGCCGCCCACCAAGGCCTCGGGCAGCGCCGCCTTCACGGCGGCCGCCGTCACGTCGTAGAGCGCGTAGAATTCCTCGGCCGTTCCGCGCCAGTAGGAGATATCGGGCTCGTTCCACAGCTCCCACAGCCACCCGCGGACATGCGGGGCGCCGTAGCGAGCCACACAATGCTCGACGAGGGCGCGGACGAGACCGGCCCATTTCCCGTAATCCTTGGGAGGGAATGACCAGAGCCCCGCCTCGTACGGGCTCCACTGGGTGGGGCTGGGCTCGTACGCGAAGCGCGCCTCCGCGTCGTCGGGCACGAGGGCTCGCGGCGTGAAGGCGAGCTCCACCAGGGGCCGCAGCCCCGCCTCCACCACGGCGTCGTACACCTGATCGGCGATGGTGAAATCGTAGAAGGGCCGGCCGGCGGCGTCTTCGTGGTAGACGTTGCCCGCGCCCCAGTGCGGCAAGGACCACCCGATGCCGCTATTGAAGATGTAGTGGGAGCGCACGTAGTACGGCTGCTCGGCGAATTCGCCGATGACCCGGAGCGCCCTCTTGCCCGCGGGCGTCGAGGTCCAGTTGATCTCGTCGTAGCCGAAGCTGGTCCAGATCCGACGGAGGGGGCCCCCCCTGGCCCCGCCGTCGACGCGCACGGTCGCCTCGGCGATAGGAGCCTCAGAACGACGGCGAGTCTCGTCGAGCAAGTCGGTGTCGAGTCCGGACGTCGATCGCCTCGATCATGACCGACGCGATGGCGGTTTGGCGCGTCGTCTCTTCGCTCGCATAGAACGGCGGCGAGTATAGCAGAGGGCAAGCCGGCCGTGATCCGCTTGACAAGCCGTGGGCGAGCGGCCTAGGGTTGCCCAAACCTTTGCAGACAACAACTCGAGCAAATGCTTCGCCGTGTTCAAGCCCTGAGAGGCGAGAGGAGGCCGGCGTGCCCGCACCCACTCCGCAATCGACGCCCCGCCTGCACGTAGCGGACGCGCCGCCGGCAAACGGGAACGTCCCGAAGCTCGCCGGCGACATCCGACACCTCATCCCCAAGCTCGGCCTGCGCAACTACTGGTACCCCGCCATCGCGGAGAGCAAGGTCGCCCGGCGCAAGCCGGTGAAGGTCTCGATGCTCGGCGAGGAGCTGTGTCTCTTCCGCGGCACCCAGGGCGACGTCGTGGCCATCCAGGACGTCTGCCCGCACCGGGGCGCGCGCCTCAGCGAGGGCGACTGTCATTATCGCGGCACCGTCGCCTGCCCCTATCACGGCTGGGTGTTCGACGAGTCGGGCAAGAACGTCATGGTGCTGTCGGAAGGGCCAGCCTCCGGCGTGTGCGGCAAGGCCGGCACCGAGGCCAAGGCCTATCCCACGCGGACCCTCAAGGGCCTCGTCTTCGTGTGGATCGGCGAGGGCGCTCCCGCTCCTATCGAGGAGGACGTGCCCGAGGAGTTCTTCGACGCGGAGTCCCTCGTCCTCGTCGGCCAGGTCGAGTGGCGGTGCAACTGGGAGGTCGCCCTCGAGAACTCGATGGACTCGCACGTCAACTACGTTCACCGCAATGCCATCGTGGTCGCCCGCAATGGCTTCATCGCCCGTGGCGCCCAGGGCGAGCACCCCATCTTCGTGGGCAACGGCTTCGGCGGCGACGTGGCCGAGAGCAACTATCTGCGCCAGAACCCGCGGCAGGACCTCTATCCCGACGGCCGCAAGTGGCCGAAGACAACCTATCGCCGACTCTGGACCTGGCTGTCCCGGCCGCTCGCGGAGCGGGCGCGGCGTCACATTCCCTCCCCGCGCTCGGCCAAGTGGTGCGGCGGCCACCACCTGCCCGGCATGTTCCGCGCCGAGTTCGGCTGGGACCTCTACACCCGCATGTGCGTGCCCGTCGAGGAGCACCGGACCCGGGTCTGG
Encoded proteins:
- a CDS encoding NIPSNAP family protein, whose protein sequence is MIHELRTYTLMPGKQGEYLKLNEQVGRKVRGDKYGKLEGSWTSEFGLLNQFVHLWNYPSLDERDRLRGELAKNEEWTKSYVPQIRPMIQAQENKILSVQLPFKPPVEPGHLYELRWYRAHVGKAGEWLGHFKAIMPVREKYSTNVGVWQTEAGQLNEVVHMWAYRDLNHRASVRGQVMQDPEWQTFLGKSAPLLIEMRSVILNPAPASPMK
- a CDS encoding GlsB/YeaQ/YmgE family stress response membrane protein yields the protein MSVLMWIVFGLIVGIVAKFLMPGRDPRGFIFTVVLGIVGALIGGFLGRTMGLYGEGDSVGFVMAVIGAMVLLALYRFIGGRPHRV
- a CDS encoding ABC transporter substrate-binding protein translates to MAAPRVSRRAFLRGATVSSVGVTAFPTLLRAQPRTIKVGMVSPVSGPMAEVGQDSKLGAQMAAEAINAAGGIKSMGGARLELLHADSETKPDVARSEAERLINAGAQLLTGGFHSAHVASIAALAQQRRVPYVIDITAADAPTANIAKSVREGQQKLQYVYRIFPGSVIFGRNAVRYMTEIFREAGVSPKRVVVLYSNDLFGKTQTESFQVAHKAASPGFDIVDVIPYPENAVDLATEVSRARATKPDIIAPVTRPATAILLLDELAKQRVDVMGIISPGAPGLYETRQIQQLKERIEYVMDCTVYANYRLPATQRIAPEYLKRSGGRNFDASAAYSYEGVLVIADVLERAATTDPDAVVAAIKKTSFGGGVTVSTGPVVFNETGDNPNASTAMLQILGQKPKVVWPKDAAEQRFVFPRPKA
- a CDS encoding trypsin-like peptidase domain-containing protein, producing MFKRCLHWMCIVGGVAATLLGCASHGNTPPASESTSSATLARQRQEADTFKAQARQGLIDFLREKPRPPKCEVGYLSGQQLTVLATSEWVERAGLRRGDRIISAEEIPVASLDGRPLPPSAAGPVVPHKVVVARGGRQITLTLPCVVNPEVWLSARRIQEAAAAGDWDRCQAAALDYIHSVGFFEALALEFRGRCGFYRTLLRGERFNLDMARDLYEWQVFRLREKSYEPGGLDEIKESVLAGVAVLRREGYREHAENLEDQLRGAPARVVAELANPQPGPVAAQPIPFGQPTPFAPPAPAAPPAPVAQPRPVTPPPPVTPPTPTAPRPVPSSPPTPVATQPPPPPRPAPAPQLVPTAASSQGTAFFVRPDGVLLTALHIVEGARSIVVRCPGREPTSATISNSARGQDLAVLKTSLAAPAYLNVREARSVEPGDPIFTVGFPAEGAANAASKLADGSVSAVSGPDAETAFLRMTVPVQPGHSGGPVVTGDGSVVGVVSSITAIIPLLREPSILPQNVSWAVKADFGRPLYAQPPAMPSPKSRTEAIDRVTQAACQVVATR
- a CDS encoding VOC family protein, with translation MSKEDTSAASGQAQAPRGINHLVLNVRNLEASHRFWTEIIGFRCVAELKPIPGRKRPKMRFYSGLDAQGHVTHHDLALAEVQEPEANGGDREKWDLMPGRTGINHVAIAWPDRESWLKQVAFLQSKGVPFHRRTNHGMTHSVYISDPDGHGIEVLYELPREVWEKDIDAAQNYSEQLPTEGAESLVDRTDNPVFGEAAPSAASRA
- a CDS encoding hemerythrin domain-containing protein, translating into MRTQKMTRQSTRQSARRTAEKDAIALLKEDHEKVRELLGELEKTTTKATSRRETLLKSIEQELKIHTKIEEEIFYPAFRDAAEKQDDKKLYYEALEEHHVVDMVLPEIKKLDAGSDEFAAKAKVLKDLVEHHAEEEETEMFPRARKLMDREELVQLGQRLAQAKESMNGNILTRLTEMVRT
- a CDS encoding dienelactone hydrolase family protein, coding for MCVDDDSYPPIHPIAGGSAGSRDFRLASADGTRFMAHAARASAPTGAGMVVIPDVRGLHPYYKELADRFAEVGIDSVAIDFFARTAPSDDRSESFDFMAQVPLTKPETLQADIAAAAAYLRGTEGGGVRSLFSVGFCFGGALSYLQAASGLGYAGVIGFYGWPLGLKRWPDRPKPIDAVSRYTCPVLSLFGGADEGIPQSDVDQFDAACRKAGVKHDLTVYPGAPHSFFDRKYAEFAEASADAWRRSQEFVRQYTKG